One Setaria viridis chromosome 3, Setaria_viridis_v4.0, whole genome shotgun sequence DNA window includes the following coding sequences:
- the LOC117849918 gene encoding isopentenyl-diphosphate Delta-isomerase I — MAASAARPTLALLASASSSLGAGRRARARLAVSSSLAASALPRLRGRCSFAAAAGGAVMGKAGPGAVDADAGMDAVQRRLMFEDECILVDEQDNVIGHESKYNCHLMEKIEAGHVLHRAFSVFLFNSKYELLLQQRSATKVTFPLVWTNTCCSHPLYRESELIEENCVGVRNAAQRKLFDELGIVADELPVDQFIPLGRMLYKAPSDGKWGEHELDYLLFMVCDVKLNPNPEEVADVKYMNRNQLKELLRKADAGEDGVKLSPWFRLVVDNFLMSWWDHVEQGTLQEAADMKTIHRL, encoded by the exons AtggcggcatcggcggcgcGGCCCACCCTAGCGCTCCTCGCGTCTGCCTCGTCGTCGCtcggggccgggcggcgcgcgcgggctcGCCTGGCCGTATCCTCCTccttggcggcgtcggcgcTCCCGAGGCTCCGCGGGCGCTGCTCGTTCGCCGCAGCGGCCGGGGGCGCCGTGATGGGGAaggccggccccggcgccgtcgacgccgacgccgggaTGGACGCCGTGCAGCGGCGGCTCATGTTCGAGGACGA GTGCATTTTAGTGGATGAACAGGACAATGTCATCGGCCACGAGTCCAAGTATAACT GCCATCTCATGGAAAAGATAGAAGCTGGACATGTCCTACACAGAGCTTTCAGTGTTTTCCTTTTCAACTCCAAATATGAGTTGCTACTTCAG CAAAGGTCTGCAACAAAAGTTACATTTCCACTTGTCTGGACAAACACTTGTTGTAGTCATCCTCTCTACCGTGAGTCAGAGTTGATTGAGGAAAATTGTGTAG GGGTGAGAAATGCAGCTCAGCGCAAGCTATTTGATGAACTGGGAATAGTAGCTGACGAGCTACCAGTCGACCAGTTCATCCCGCTTGGGAGGATGCTTTACAAGGCTCCTTCAGATGGAAAATGGGGCGAACATGAGT TGGATTACCTGCTGTTCATGGTTTGCGACGTGAAGCTCAACCCAAATCCTGAAGAAGTTGCAGACGTCAAGTACATGAACCGCAATCAGCTGAAGGAGCTGCTCAGGAAAGCTGATGCCGGGGAGGATGGCGTTAAGCTGTCCCCTTGGTTCAGGTTGGTGGTGGACAACTTCCTCATGAGCTGGTGGGATCATGTGGAGCAAGGGACCCTCCAGGAGGCCGCCGACATGAAAACCATCCATAGGTTGTAG
- the LOC117850743 gene encoding tubulin beta-2 chain, translating into MREILHIQGGQCGNQIGSKFWEVVCDEHGIDPTGRYVGTSDLQLERVNVYYNEASCGRFVPRAVLMDLEPGTMDAIRTGPYGQIFRPDNFVFGQSGAGNNWAKGHYTEGAELIDSVLDVVRKEAENCDCLQGFQVCHSLGGGTGSGMGTLLISKIREEYPDRMMLTFSVFPSPKVSDTVVEPYNATLSVHQLVENADECMVLDNEALYDICFRTLKLTTPSFGDLNHLISATMSGVTCCLRFPGQLNSDLRKLAVNLIPFPRLHFFMVGFAPLTSRGSQQYRSLTVPELTQQMWDSKNMMCAADPRHGRYLTASAMFRGKMSTKEVDEQMINVQNKNSSYFVEWIPNNVKSSVCDIPPRGLSMSSTFVGNSTSIQEMFRRVSEQFTAMFRRKAFLHWYTGEGMDEMEFTEAESNMNDLVSEYQQYQDATADEDADYEDQDEEAAAE; encoded by the exons atgagggagaTCCTGCACATCCAGGGCGGGCAGTGCGGGAACCAGATCGGCTCCAAGTTCTGGGAGGTGGTGTGCGATGAGCACGGCATCGACCCGACGGGGCGGTACGTTGGGACGTCGGACCTGCAGCTGGAGCGCGTCAATGTCTACTACAACGAGGCGTCGTGCGGCCGGTTCGTGCCGCGCGCCGTGCTCATGGACCTGGAGCCCGGCACCATGGACGCCATCCGCACGGGGCCCTACGGCCAGATCTTCCGCCCGGACAACTTCGTCTTCGGCCAGTCCGGCGCCGGCAACAACTGGGCCAAGGGGCACTACACCGAGGGCGCGGAGCTCATCGACTCCGTCCTCGATGTCGTCCGCAAGGAGGCCGAGAACTGCGACTGCCTCCAAG GTTTTCAGGTGTGCCACTCGCTTGGCGGAGGCACGGGCTCCGGTATGGGCACCCTGCTCATCTCCAAGATCAGGGAGGAGTACCCGGACCGGATGATGCTGACCTTCTCCGTCTTCCCGTCCCCCAAAGTGTCGGACACGGTGGTCGAGCCATACAACGCCACGCTCTCCGTCCATCAGCTCGTGGAGAACGCCGACGAGTGCATGGTGCTGGACAACGAGGCGCTATACGACATCTGCTTCCGCACTCTGAAGCTGACTACTCCTAGCT TTGGTGATCTGAACCACCTGATCAGTGCCACCATGAGTGGTGTCACCTGCTGCCTTCGCTTCCCAGGGCAGCTGAACTCTGACCTCCGCAAGCTTGCTGTCAACCTGATCCCCTTCCCGCGCCTGCACTTCTTCATGGTGGGCTTTGCGCCACTCACCTCGCGTGGCTCCCAGCAGTACCGCTCCCTCACCGTCCCTGAGCTGACCCAGCAGATGTGGGACTCCAAGAACATGATGTGTGCTGCGGACCCGCGCCACGGCCGCTACCTGACGGCCTCCGCCATGTTCCGGGGCAAGATGAGCACCAAGGAGGTGGACGAGCAGATGATCAATGTGCAGAACAAGAACTCGTCCTACTTCGTGGAGTGGATCCCAAACAACGTCAAGTCGAGCGTGTGCGACATCCCTCCGCGTGGCCTCTCCATGTCCTCTACCTTCGTTGGCAACTCCACCTCAATCCAGGAGATGTTCAGGCGGGTGAGTGAGCAGTTCACGGCCATGTTCAGGAGGAAGGCCTTCTTGCACTGGTACACGGGCGAGGGCATGGACGAGATGGAGTTCACAGAGGCCGAAAGCAACATGAACGACCTCGTCTCAGAGTACCAGCAGTACCAGGACGCGACCGCCGATGAGGATGCCGATTACGAGGATCAGGatgaggaggccgcggcggagtGA